The Gossypium hirsutum isolate 1008001.06 chromosome A03, Gossypium_hirsutum_v2.1, whole genome shotgun sequence genome contains the following window.
AAGTGAGGTAACAACATATTCCTATATTGAAACAcattaatcacaataatcttgcaagttatgcaaggctaatgtaccgtttaatacCATCTTTAATTTAATCATCAGCTACTTTAGAAGATTAAATATGCACaaattaaatattgtgtcaactaattacaatttcaatacgattaataattaattcattcgttaccttacaattgtaatgcaagtatAATCTAAGCgtggttttatttaattgaacaatctACCAAGGCctaataacaacacaaacatgattttagtAATTTAAGCGAAAGAATGCAATTCAATGGAAGATGACAAATGAAATGGGaaaaaatgaaggaaataaaagagagaaataaAGAGATATGTGTGAAATGAGGAACGGAataggggtatttataggtgggattGGTTGCTAAAATAACAAAGAATTATCAGCCACTCCCTCTCCCTTGGCTGACCATGCATTGAGCAAATTTGAGTGATTCAAATTTACTGTTTTTAGCTTGGGATAAAAAGTAAAATACATGAAAAGTGGATGGGGTCGAATGGCATTTAAGAGAAGTTCGAGGGTTGTTTTACAAGAGTGAAAATTAGCTAAAATCAGCTAATTGGATCAGCTATATGGACGGTTTGGGCTACCCCCTTCTTGTTGGATAAATCCTTTTTTACTTAGCACAATTGAACCACTTTCTTCTTCAggcttataattaatttttaacctaattaattttagatcaaaattaattataaaatatgtataatagtcATTCTTGGACCATCCTTGGTTGGAAAAAATAATTACCCTTGCTATTGATTCACTTGATACAGAAAATTACCCCAACAGTTCAAGCCTTTCAAGGTGACTGTCGAGTCAGTTTTCACTTTTTGTGCAAAATTgtcgaaaataaaccaaatttgtgaagtttttttgtaaaaaaaattaaaattcaatatgttaacaatttaagtgcaaattaactactttataattaaagtatgaatttcaacaaaaattactACGAAACTATatgaattagagctcaaaaggtgttaaaaaatctatatatttttgtgtttccaatagTAATAACATTTTTTTGTTCAATTGTTGAGTGCAAattacttgaaccttaaacactttgagtgctttcagtgaatccttagtgaggatgttaatTCTTGTTGAGTTTAAATTTTAGGTAATTATTGAGATAGAGGAGATGCCTAATGTTTTTAAGACTTAAAATTCTCTTCTTGGATTGTTTGTGTTGTTTAGTGTCATTTTAGTGTGAATTCCAATGCATGATTATCTGTAAATTATCCTAATACATTGTCGGTGAAAACAATAAATTGAAGGAAGTTAACTTTAATGTGGGTTGAGGACTTTGCTTGAGGATAATCAAACGTTTAAGTgtggggatttttttttttggtggaaaGAAAGCTAAATCATTACAAGAAAATCACTTAATCAAAAGATTTAACAGAAAACTTATCCCTATCAATTAATATATGAGCCTTCTCGGATTGGACATCGATAATTTGCAAATTTCCTTTCTCGATCAAAGCTTGTTTAGCTAAATAGTCCGCAACCTGATTTTGTTCCCTTGGAATATACTGCAGACCCATTGATGTTCTTGAGATAGAATGTTATGGATTCTCCTAATTAATGCGGAATTTGAGACTGAAGAATGGTTTCCAAGTATGGCTTGAACAACTTCCAAGCTATCAGAATGAATAATAACATGATCATATAACTGTGGGGATATTTGACAAGTgctaaaaataacatgttttaacctcattcttaatgcgtttttggatgattattcgatgttaattgtaaattttgtgCTATTAATCcttcaaattcatgtttttatgcttaatagagcattttggagcaaaaacgagcaaaaatcAAAAAATAGGAACAAGCTACAGGAGCCACACGGATTGACCCATTCCACACGGTCTAGCCAAACGACCATGTGGTAGGTCCTGTCAATTGTGTGAATTTACACTTTGAACagcaaaaaaaattgatttttagattTTTCTGGCATTGtaagacgtatatatgacaaaaataaaaaaaataagatggaGTCGTcgtagaatattcaagaaaacaactcgaaaaacaccattgaagccaatTTTGAAGTAGATttccgtcaagattgaagatttgcATTTCATTTCTTAGGAAGCTATcatgagtttttttttgtttcttgtggttatattgtatcttggatgtttttatttgcaatcatgaattaattttctaaatacctaggaaagattaaccctatgatggattctgtcatttgatttttattttatgaaaataaatacttagatcttattctcaattatgtatgtttaattcttggtttgatatttttaGATTGTTGATctatgtttgatgtgcttaaattagaggaggaatagaccctgttttaGAGTAGATTTTGCATAATTGAGTAGAGttgtatgcaatcctagaaataagatgacataaatctatcaaattagagtcaaatctaataagagaaTTCATAGCTCGAGTTAATGcgaaataaatgttttaattagaaagaaattttaatcaatcaacctagagttagttgctcttactctcgaaagagatattagcataatttagggatttctacggatcaagttactaagtaaagaaattacGTAATgtagattgatagtgacagatgaaatctaggtgaattgtTTCCTAGGTATTATTTCGCTTCTTGGTTATTACTCAATTATTTTCGTGTTTTGTTCTTTAGTCTTCGTGAGAGCAATATATTTGCACATcgtaactatactattaattgataggtgcacttgcatcagtcaaatttttagttagttcatGACGCATCACCTAATATATTTGCGGTACTTGCACTTTGAAGTGGATTGCCATTTTGGGGGTCTGACCTCTTTAATGGTGGTGGTGGACTAAGGACTCCTTTGTTCATTGCTCAACTCAAGATATAGGCCCTTAAGGCTATGAGATGTGTATAGTCGTCGAaatttttttctactttttatgttctttttggGGTTCGATAGCTCTACTTTTGGTCAATTAATAGGGGGCATAAGAATTGTTGCCCTTTTCAAGTTGAGGATTTTATGATGCATGAGCTAAAACCCATCCTTTAGGATGGACAATCACTTTTCTAAAGAGAGGCTCAAGTGCTTTTAAAGATTATTTGGTTGGGGTTGGCATTTGTGCTGGAGTTGCGTTTGGCGAGGGTTTTGTTTAGGGAAATTTCTCTTTTCATAGTTGTGGGAACAAGTCTCCGATAAAGAAGTTTGTTGATCTTGGTGATTGGCTTGAGTTTGCAAGTTGGAAGAGGAAGCATGTAGATATAATATGTTGTGGAAATAATCATGTAGGTCTTCATGGTTCTAAAGTTGTCTAACTTGATAATATTGGTTTGATAGGTAGCTTCCTTAGGTGTTGTGAGTAAGTTCATGAGTTTTGTGAGCAAAGGTCTTTTATGGGGTAAAGATAGGACATTTGTGTTGAGTTCCCATGAACAATGCCAATTGTTGGTATAAGATGTGTTGATGGAAGTTTTGAGTGCTTCACACCTAATGGTGTCAAAACCCATTAGTTGTTATTAGGATTTGAAAAAGCCTTTAGTCTACACTTAGAAAATAGTTTTGTTCTAGTTGTTGCTGCAACAGAATCAAAGTGAATAGATTAAATACAAAGTGAAAAAAGGAACAAAATAAGGAGAGAATTAACACAAGATATTTGCCAACGCAATTTAGATTCACCAGTCCTACTATCCGAAGCCTTGCTTagtgaataattttatttaacaattgTCTGAATCACCTATTGACTTAAGGGGAATCTATCCTCACAAAAAGAAGTACTTGCAACCTTCAACATTGACACCAATTGTTACAAATCACTTATCCAACTACCTCAATACAATTAATAAGCCTCTCCGAATAATATTCAAAAGAGTATCACAACTTTACccaataaaatagcaaaataaaaatgtttttttgaataaacaaaataaaaatgttaaatatactAAAAATTGCAGACCAAGTGATGCCACGATGCTATTTATTTATAGGTGTCTTCAAGTGATCATCCAACATTTTTTTGATAAGATTTAAACTCtcatttaaaagataaaattatgtcattaattatttgaatatttatcacataacaAACTTCATAAATAAGTCTTTCAATGACTTCAAAACTCCCTCAACAGATAAAAGATAATGATAAACATTTCTAACACTTTAAATTTCTCCCTTCTCCTTAAATTAGTCGAATGGATAAAGATGATTTAAAGCGGATTGTAGCATGAATTAATTCTTCATTTGCTacataaaaaagattaaatcacaACTCAAATCATTAAAAAGTCAAACAtgtaaattccaaaattttaaatacacCAAAGTTGTTGTTATGTTGGAATAAGACGACCAAAATTTATGACATATTTGAATTCTCTCCTAATGATGACTAACGAGGGATTTTATAGCGGAGCCAAGTGTGTGGCATGAGTCTACCAAATAGGTCAGAGATAAAGTTATGAGGAAGCCAAATAAGATGTTGTCAGATATGACATGTAGGGACATAGCGCGACTATGCTCAAATTTAGGGAGTTGATCACTAAATTCATAAGAAGCGATGGAAGATGAAATCACCTTGTCCTAAGCAATTCTTTTCAGAAATTTTGTAGTGAAGGTTTCAGAATTGAATCATTAGCCCTGTTTCTGGTCATCATTAAAGTGAGGATATTTCTTTTAATGTAAGAAGTGAACTTATTAATGGGGTCTCTTCTTTTGCTCTTTTGTTATGTATAACAACCACGTGATCCCTGCGAAATTTTTGGCAACACGAATTTATCAGCAGCTATTCTTTGATTTGTTCAAACTGTTCTCATTTGATCAcatgaaattttatattaaaaattcagAAACACTAATTTCCAGATTAAATGCGTAAAACATCAAAGTTTGAAGTCATTAATCATTTGCAAGGCTTTTGtcaaaatgtttttctttttaattatataaacaaaatcaacaaaattaTGATATATGTCctagattttgattttgattttattatttctttttaatgtATAAACATCGTCGTTTTCTATACTGATTATGAGGGCAatgtattattattgttgttcttATGTTTCattttctgttgttaaaaaagaAGTCAAACTTTGAGACAGGTAAGATTAGATTATCCACACAAGACTAAAAATAAGTCAAGATACATCACCTTGGAGTTTCCTCATAATATACTACAAATTACGAAGGCAACCAAATCTAAGTACTTTAGAAAGACATGAgtaattctattaaaatttctTGCATGCCAAAGtttttttaattccatttatagGTTGGTTGGTAAGTATCattaatcaatattttaaaaataaaatatatatatatatataaatgaaacacATGGCGATTTTTTAATCTCATTTGtggagttaaaatttttttaccatttatatatcaaataataattcttaaagtatttaatatttatttatacaaCCACTTCCAAAATATAATATTTCACTGAATAATATCACTTTTTGTTTAATCCTTAAACAATGCttactttttataaaaaaaaaaaagaaatttaaatttcaGTAACAATCTTATATTCTCTTACTGTGGTTTCAttcatagtaaaataataatgataagaggaaaaaggaaaataaaaacagGCAAAAATGATTACCCATGTGTGAATTGTGAATAGAATTTTAAGACTCCTAAATTTGAGAAATGGGGGTATTTGACGATTTCAAGTCCATGTGtgaataattgttttatttttgtagTCATCAGTGAACTTTTCACACCATAGACAAGAAatctttataaatataaatatatattaataatttcgattatatctgtttttttacataatatttagTATTATCTATAGCTCATTCTCAATTTATAATGCGTTTCAGCTCACTCGAATTCATGTCTTCCTACCTACATTAGCAATAATACTCATGTCAATCAAGGTAAAACTCAACCTGCAAGTGAACCTTTATATTTTAATGATAACAAAATAtgatttactttttattttaatttttaaataaaaatacatattattttaaattgctaATATGATGGAGTGGCATAATAGATTTTTACTCATTTGAGAAAACAGATAGAAAGAAACCATGTTTTCTATTTTACTTTCACACATGGCACAGCTCTATcggttataaaatattaaatctaGATCTTTAATAATGTGATTAAAATAGAATGTTTAATAACTCAATTACATTTTTGAATcttgttttggatttatgtttttGTTGGAGGAGTAGATTGACAAATGAGGTGATTCAGTGGTTAGGGTATTTCGCAAATCTGACTATACTCCCTTCAGTAGTTTTTTATGTTACTTCATCGAATTGAGTTGAGATATAAATGTCCATTTTTAATTTGATACTCTAAACTGatgttattaatttattgatgaaatattgaatTCATAGAAAATTACCTCAATGATATTTTTGTAAcccacttttattttatttaaaattaagtgttttcatgaataaaaataaaagaatatatattttactttaacAAAGTGCACTAGTTTCCAGGCTTATTGTTGTTGCTTCTATGATTGGAGAAAACAAATGGAGAAAAACGCGTTGTTGGGGTATTACTTGGCATAAAGAGCTGAAATAATGGGATGGTCCCATTGGTTGCAGTCAGACTTATTGGTTTATAATGGTAATCCACTTCACTACTAGTCAACCCTGGATTCTTGGTCTTGGTCTTGGTCTTTGGTCTTGGAATCACATTTGCCATTTTACACTAATTTTTTCTTTTGCTGAAAAGATTTGTTAATCTactttgtgattttttttttttttgaaatgtgaaTGCGAAACAAGACAAGTGGATTTTTCTCTTGGAAAATTGCTGCGAGCTccattatattaatttactattttatttttgtacataagaaattattaaaagagtaaaaatataataatgaattataaaattttatatattttataaaaaattatatttaaatatttacttaattttaaaatattacaagaTGTTATCCAAGAAAGTTGCCGTAAATTTTATAACTGTAAAAAGGTAATAGCTTTAACAATATCCACCCGCTTCATTGACATCCTAATTTTCAAGGTTGTTTTTCTTCACTTGTCAATATCATCAATGTTGCAGTCAAATTTGGGTCAAAcagccttttttatttttttaatataaaatccaGAAACATGATAAATACATACTGGAAGGCTCATACTTTGATATGCGTGGACACAGAACAACAATCGTGGACAAATACATGAAACAAATGCAAAACAACCCAAATTATTTATTTGGGTGGTAACAAACAATGACAACAATGTCCAGATTGCTTTGTAGGAAATAACGTTTTAACATAAAAGCCCAATTTACACGTCGTTGAATTTTATATTCCATTACAAATGTGCATGACTGGTTTACCATAAAACACATTCAACACTTTCCttaaagagaaaaaaacaatGGAATGTGCTAAATGATtcaaagaaaaaatttgaaaaaaaaaacaaaaaacgtTAGGGGCAAAAACTGGGGAAACTCGGATTTCATCACGCAAGCACATATTTACAGcttaagaaaaaacaaagaacacAGAGAAAAAGTATCCGCTTGCAAGCAGTTTCTCTTAGTAACACTAAGATGATGTACATTGCAAAACAAAGTGAGCAAATATTAGAGTTACAAACACAAAGAAGAGCAGTGCACCTTTCGTTTTTTCCCTTCGCTAGCTAAGCCAACACCGAATGCATTTGATCTGAAACAGAAGCCAGACCCTGCATCAACCTACAGATTTCCACCGTATCGTCCAGGTAGTACTTAGCCTTACTTGGTTTTTTACCCACAGTACAAGCAAACACTTCTGCTCTGGGATCGATCAACGGCCCCAATACTGAACTTATGATAACCTCGAACATGTCTTCATCAGATCTGTCGTCTCCTATGCAGAGAACAAAGTCAGGCAACATACCCCTCTCTTGCATTGTGGAGAGTAGGCGCTTTGCAACTAGACCCTTGCTTACACCCTGCATATACCCAAAAGAAAATGAAGACATGCTCGGTAAATCATGAAGAAAGAAACATCGAGAGCTCTGCAGCAATGAGGTTAATTTACTGAAAAACACACTTAACCGATTTAAGGCTCTCGATAAAAGTTAAAAGCAATTTGATACGAGAAAGAAACCAATGCTTAGTATTAGTGACTCGCAAAGTTACATCAATAAAAAAGTTACGACCTTACTCGATAATCCAAATAATCCAAATATGAGTTCACGTTTGATCTTATTACCCTTTTCTCTTTTAAGCAAACATCAAACGACACCTAAGTATAGACTGTAGCAGTAACAGTAGCAAGGGTTAAGCTTTTCAGTAGACCTAACCATACTCATTTTGCTTGGCAATCACTGATTCGATAAGTTGATTTCCGGCTCAATGTGGACtgataaaaaagaaaagtatTGTACCATATTTGGAAATATATTTCTGTACCTGTGGCTTAACCTCGACAAAATTCTGCCCACTCTTTACCGTAACAGGTTCATTGGCCAGCACACTTTCGAGATGATCAAGAAGTTCTTTAGCTTGGCATGATCCAAAATCCGGATCTGCATCCTCATAACACCAGACAAGGGCAGTTTCCTTATCTTCGATGTAGGATCCATCAGTAGTCTCCATGTATTGCTTCATCACAGGTTCTGCAATCTGCTTCCATGCACAGTCCACGGCTGGTACACACGTCTCCCATTCCACGTCTCCCTTGAgcctaaaacaataaaaatacaacTTTAAAGTCGAAACAACTGTTTTGATATAAAGGCTAAAAACAGAAATTACAAGGATCAAAGCTGGTTCACTTCACCTCAAGAAGTAGCCATGCTCAGCAGCAATTCCTAGTTTCTCACATGGAGAAAACCATTCAGTGAGTGTCTTTCGGCTTTTAGCACTGACAATGAAAACCATGTTGTTTCTATCTCTGCACAGGCTATTTAGGATGTCAAGGGATTTGGATGATGGGCTCTTATCAATCGATGCCTGTGGCATCAAAGTGCCATCATAGTCTAGAAGAATCGCCCTAGTGGTAGTCCTCTTGTAAGCTGATACAATGTGCTCCATTGAGAGCTTTCTAAAGTTCGGATCAAGAGCCACAACTCGAAAACTTAGCCCAAAACCAATACCCCAGCATCTCCGTCTAGAATGTTCTCGACAAGTCCTCTCCAAATCCTGAAGGAAACTATGAGCCCAGTAACCAACATGATGTGTACTCACATATCTGTAATGCTTTTCATGCCTGAGCTGTTTTTCTGCTTCTGCCATAGCAAGGGCACAGTCCATTGCATCTGCTACAGCATCAATGTTCCACGGATTTACTCGAATTGCCCCACTCAGAGATGGGGAGCAGCCAATGAATTCTGAAACAACTAGCATGCTTTTCTTTGGTGTAGATGGCTCCAAACCCAAAACCTTATTCAACCTTTCGTTCCCCTGTCGACTGATGATATACTCATAGGGTATGAGATTCATTCCATCCCTTACAGCTGTTACTAAACAACACTCTGCAACAACATAATATGCAATCCTCTCGTAAAACTTAAGCGGTTCATCAATCAATACAATGGGGTCATACCCAGGCTTCCCAAAAGTTTCATTAATCCGCTTCACAGTTGAATATGTCTCTTCCTGCACCTCTTTCACATCTTTTCCTCGGCCTCTAGCTGGAAGTGCTATCTGAACCAGCACTACCTTCCCTTGACACTCGGGATGCTGCAAAAGTAGTTGTTCCATTGCTAGCAGCTTCAAACTAATACCCTTAAATATGTCCATATCATCCACCCCAAGCAACATTGTCTTCCCTTGATCGCAATACTGCTTAAGAAGCTCTGTAACCTTGGCTTCAGTCTCTGGAAGGCTCAAAACCGACTCCAGCTGACCCATGTGTATCCCCATAGGGAGAATTTTGATACTAACAGTTCTTCCATAATACTCAACACCTATGTACCCCC
Protein-coding sequences here:
- the LOC107886340 gene encoding alpha,alpha-trehalose-phosphate synthase [UDP-forming] 6; amino-acid sequence: MVSRSYSNLLELASGEAPSLGRISRRIPRIMTVPGIISDVDDDPSESVCSDPSSSSTQKDRIIMVANQLPIRAHRKSDNNKNGSSSSSTTTTSNNWIFSWDDNSLLLQMRDGLGDDDVEVIYVGCLKEEIHPNEQDEVSQILLETFKCVPTFLPPDLFSRYYHGFCKQQLWPLFHYMLPLSPDLGGRFNRSLWQAYVSVNKIFADRIMEVINPEDDFVWVHDYHLMVLPTFLRKRFNRVKLGFFLHSPFPSSEIYKTLPIREELLRAFLNADLIGFHTFDYARHFLSCCSRMLGLTYESKRGYIGVEYYGRTVSIKILPMGIHMGQLESVLSLPETEAKVTELLKQYCDQGKTMLLGVDDMDIFKGISLKLLAMEQLLLQHPECQGKVVLVQIALPARGRGKDVKEVQEETYSTVKRINETFGKPGYDPIVLIDEPLKFYERIAYYVVAECCLVTAVRDGMNLIPYEYIISRQGNERLNKVLGLEPSTPKKSMLVVSEFIGCSPSLSGAIRVNPWNIDAVADAMDCALAMAEAEKQLRHEKHYRYVSTHHVGYWAHSFLQDLERTCREHSRRRCWGIGFGLSFRVVALDPNFRKLSMEHIVSAYKRTTTRAILLDYDGTLMPQASIDKSPSSKSLDILNSLCRDRNNMVFIVSAKSRKTLTEWFSPCEKLGIAAEHGYFLRLKGDVEWETCVPAVDCAWKQIAEPVMKQYMETTDGSYIEDKETALVWCYEDADPDFGSCQAKELLDHLESVLANEPVTVKSGQNFVEVKPQGVSKGLVAKRLLSTMQERGMLPDFVLCIGDDRSDEDMFEVIISSVLGPLIDPRAEVFACTVGKKPSKAKYYLDDTVEICRLMQGLASVSDQMHSVLA